Within the Leptospira ryugenii genome, the region TGAAAAAACACTATTTGCTTTTGGATCAAGTGTATCAACATGGCTCATCCCTCCTTCCATATTTATAAAAACAACAGATTTAATTTTTGGATCAACGTTGATATCTTCTGCGTTTTCCCCTTCTTCTTCTTTTGCAAATAAGCCATTATCGGTGGAGAAGATGTAAGGTAGGCCTAGAGTTGCTAAACTTGCGAAAAGAAATTTCTTTCTGTCGAAACGATCTGAATCAATTAACATGTAAAAACTCCTGGCTGTTCATAATTGCCCAGCTCAAATCCTGTAAAAATTCTCGATCATAGGTAGTCTCCGTTTTTATAAATTTAGATTTATAGTATTCGGATTCTCTTTGGCTTGGATGTCTACCCAATAGACTAAGGTAAACATGGTCAATGGTCTTGAGCATAGACTTTGTTTCGTCAAATTTCTTTTTAATGGACGACTCATTTCCACCAAAATCCCATGTCAATTTTCCAGTAACTCGTCCATTCATAAGTGTTAATACTTGTTCTATGGTGATTTCATTAAAGTCATCAGCAATATCAACTCGTGGACCGGATCCAAAAACAGAGAGAAAATTATGGTAGGGTGCAGGATGTTCCACTTCTGCGGCACTCGAAACTTCAGAGGGATTGTCTTTTGGAAATCGTATGTTTCCTATTCCTTTTAAATCTATTTGAGAACCAAGCTGAAGATTCGGAAGTCGGCGTTCACGTAAATTGCCAATTGTTAAAGTTTGAGAAGCTTTGAGTAAAGAATTCAAAAGCTGATCTGCATCCAATCGTTGCGCATAAAAAAACTTCATAGGCTGTGTATCTTTGGATTGTCCTGGTGCCGATCTTATATAGGCTTTTGAAGTAACAATATATAGAATCAGATCTTTGATCCGGTATCCATTGTTTTTGAAGTAAGTGTCGAGATGATTTAGGATTTCTTCTCCTTGTAGTTTTGTATCTTCATTCCAATCATCCAAAGGAGTGAAAAAACTCCAACCCATCAAATGAGTCCAAATCCTATTGATGATCACTTTTCGGAACCGAGAATTCTCAGGATGTGTTAACCATTCCGCAAATACCTTGCGTTTGTCATCGCCAAACTTAAATTTGGCTTCCTTTCCATCTGGAAACTTTGCTCGAACTAAATCACCTCCTGGTGCATCATCAGAATGAGGAAACCGCAATCCAATTTTTGGTTCATAGAAGATGGTGGCATGTTCTAATTCATGTTTCTTTTGGAATTCCTTTCGTTGGTCTGCAGACCACTGGT harbors:
- a CDS encoding DUF1553 domain-containing protein; protein product: MSRIHFLFMTMIVCIASFLYIYQSPTDAKVSEHPIDQIYKKYSAISQPVTDSIALRRLALHTKGTLPSLEEVTDFEKDKSNDKIQTYAVRYLKEANFAEYWAIKFTALFRDRAKGRKLQTGAFFRYIANSLHENKPYHLLVKEMLTADGNLANNPAVGFYLRDAADPLQIAEYVGRLFYAQRVACARCHDHPYIQDYTRRDYYALASFFSQMYYRDGSWDKDRYKGEEIVYVPREIEEHLPTEDAKKLKDRNNEWSNENWNQWSADQRKEFQKKHELEHATIFYEPKIGLRFPHSDDAPGGDLVRAKFPDGKEAKFKFGDDKRKVFAEWLTHPENSRFRKVIINRIWTHLMGWSFFTPLDDWNEDTKLQGEEILNHLDTYFKNNGYRIKDLILYIVTSKAYIRSAPGQSKDTQPMKFFYAQRLDADQLLNSLLKASQTLTIGNLRERRLPNLQLGSQIDLKGIGNIRFPKDNPSEVSSAAEVEHPAPYHNFLSVFGSGPRVDIADDFNEITIEQVLTLMNGRVTGKLTWDFGGNESSIKKKFDETKSMLKTIDHVYLSLLGRHPSQRESEYYKSKFIKTETTYDREFLQDLSWAIMNSQEFLHVN